From one Streptomyces chromofuscus genomic stretch:
- a CDS encoding MarR family winged helix-turn-helix transcriptional regulator → MRALAVALRRMHGEIGRVTQRFAGERGLHATDVQALAAILDAEEPMTPGRLRESLGLTSGAVTACVDRLERAGHIRRVRESSDRRVVHLYYVDDARAAARTHFRPLADATRSAMEHFSDDELSVVRRFLAVLNEELATERN, encoded by the coding sequence CTGCGCGCCCTGGCAGTGGCGCTGCGCCGGATGCACGGCGAGATCGGCCGCGTGACCCAGCGCTTCGCGGGGGAGCGGGGCCTGCACGCCACGGACGTGCAGGCACTGGCGGCGATCCTGGACGCCGAGGAGCCCATGACGCCGGGCCGGCTGCGCGAGAGCCTCGGACTGACCTCGGGAGCGGTCACCGCGTGCGTGGACCGGCTGGAGCGCGCCGGGCACATCCGCCGGGTCCGCGAGAGCAGCGATCGCCGCGTCGTGCACCTGTACTACGTGGACGACGCCCGCGCCGCGGCCCGCACCCACTTCCGTCCGCTGGCCGACGCCACGCGGTCCGCCATGGAGCACTTCAGCGACGACGAGCTGTCCGTGGTGCGCCGCTTCCTGGCCGTCCTCAACGAGGAACTGGCCACGGAGAGGAACTGA
- a CDS encoding SDR family oxidoreductase encodes MRQNATAPGPHSLVTGATGYIGGRLVPELLDAGHRVRCLTRSPDKLRDHAWAGDVEVARGDVTDAASVAEAMRGIDVAYYLVHSLGTGRDFEASDRRAARVFAEQARAAGVRRIVYLGGLKPAGVPDHALSPHLRSRDEVGRIFLDSGVPTTVLRAAVIIGSGSASFEMLRYLTERLPVMVTPSWVHTRIQPIAVRDVLRLLVGSAGMPASVNRSFDIGGPEILTYRDMMLRYAAVADLPRRLIFPVPVLTPRLSSYWVGLVTPVPPSIARPLTESLRHEVVCHEHDIARYVPDPPGGSIGFDEAVRLALQRVRDAQVTTRWSSSALPGAPSDPLPTDPDWAGGSLYEDRRAVAVGASRDALWRIIEGIGGDNGWYSLPVAWSVRGWLDRLIGGAGLRRGRRDADRLRVGDAVDFWRVEDIEPGHMLRLRAEMRLPGLAWLELYAEPLGSGRARYRQRALFHPHGLLGHLYWWGVSPFHAAVFGGMARNIARAAATAESPAVRDPAVPHATAARGGEATS; translated from the coding sequence ATGCGCCAGAACGCCACCGCGCCGGGACCGCACAGCCTCGTCACCGGCGCCACGGGTTACATCGGCGGCCGGCTCGTCCCCGAACTGCTGGACGCGGGACATCGGGTGCGCTGTCTGACGCGTTCACCGGACAAGCTGCGCGACCACGCGTGGGCGGGCGATGTCGAGGTGGCGCGCGGCGACGTCACCGACGCCGCGTCCGTCGCCGAGGCGATGCGCGGCATCGACGTCGCCTACTACCTGGTGCACTCCCTGGGCACGGGCCGCGACTTCGAGGCGTCCGACCGGCGGGCGGCGCGCGTCTTCGCCGAGCAGGCCCGCGCCGCCGGGGTGCGCCGCATCGTCTACCTCGGCGGCCTGAAACCCGCGGGCGTCCCCGACCACGCCCTGTCACCCCACCTGCGCTCCCGCGACGAGGTCGGGCGCATCTTCCTCGACTCGGGCGTGCCGACGACCGTGCTGCGGGCCGCCGTCATCATCGGCTCCGGCTCCGCCTCGTTCGAGATGCTGCGCTACCTCACCGAGCGGCTGCCGGTGATGGTCACACCCAGCTGGGTGCACACCCGCATCCAGCCCATCGCGGTGCGGGACGTGCTGCGGCTGCTGGTCGGCAGCGCCGGCATGCCGGCCTCGGTGAACCGCTCGTTCGACATCGGCGGCCCGGAGATCCTGACGTACCGCGACATGATGCTCCGGTACGCGGCGGTCGCGGACCTGCCCCGCCGGCTGATCTTCCCCGTGCCGGTGCTGACGCCGCGGCTGTCCAGCTACTGGGTCGGACTGGTGACGCCCGTTCCGCCGTCCATCGCCCGCCCGCTGACCGAGTCCCTGCGCCACGAGGTCGTCTGCCACGAGCACGACATCGCCCGGTACGTGCCCGATCCGCCCGGCGGGTCGATCGGCTTCGACGAGGCGGTACGGCTGGCGCTGCAACGCGTCCGGGACGCCCAGGTCACCACGCGCTGGTCCTCCTCGGCGCTGCCCGGCGCGCCCAGCGATCCCCTGCCCACGGACCCCGACTGGGCGGGCGGCAGCCTGTACGAGGACAGGCGGGCGGTGGCCGTGGGCGCCTCGCGCGACGCGCTGTGGCGGATCATCGAGGGCATCGGCGGCGACAACGGCTGGTACTCCCTCCCGGTGGCCTGGTCGGTACGCGGCTGGCTGGACCGGCTGATCGGCGGGGCGGGGCTGCGCCGCGGACGCCGGGACGCGGACCGGCTGCGGGTGGGCGACGCCGTCGACTTCTGGCGCGTGGAGGACATCGAGCCGGGGCACATGCTGCGGCTGCGGGCCGAGATGCGGCTGCCCGGCCTGGCCTGGCTGGAGCTGTACGCCGAGCCGCTGGGCTCCGGCCGCGCCCGCTACCGTCAGCGCGCCCTGTTCCACCCGCACGGGCTGCTCGGACACCTGTACTGGTGGGGCGTCTCCCCCTTCCACGCGGCCGTCTTCGGCGGCATGGCCCGCAACATCGCCCGCGCGGCGGCGACGGCCGAGTCCCCGGCCGTGCGCGACCCGGCGGTCCCGCACGCGACCGCCGCCCGGGGCGGCGAGGCGACCTCATGA
- a CDS encoding cryptochrome/photolyase family protein: MNVSVVLFTADLRLHDHPPLRAALDGSRHVVPLFVRDRGVTDTGFAVPNRMAFLVDCLGDLDAGLRARGGRLVVRYGDVVDEVCKVAAEADADEVHMSSDVSAYAHRREQRLRTALEADGRRLHVHDTVTTAVAPGALTPSGADHFSVFTPYFRRWSQEKLRRPLDAPRSVGVPDTVGSEPLPSRRALTDVSPGLARGGETDGRTQLTAWLNRRVGAYEDRQDDLAGDTTSRLSPHLHFGTLSPVEIVHRARRVGGPGADAFVRQLAWRDFHRQVLAARPDAATADYRGRDDRWRREPEARRDIEAWREGRTGYPVVDAAMRQLRHEGWMHNRGRLLTASFLAKTLYVDWRVGADHFLSLLVDGDLANNQLNWQWVAGTGTDTRPHRVLNPVLQARRYDPDGAYVRRWVPELAGVEGPAVHEPWKLRGPERAALDYPEPLIDLREGLDRFKRARDRG, from the coding sequence ATGAACGTGTCCGTCGTCCTGTTCACCGCCGACCTGCGGCTGCACGACCACCCGCCGCTGCGCGCCGCCCTCGACGGCTCCCGGCATGTGGTCCCCCTGTTCGTCCGCGACAGGGGCGTGACGGACACCGGTTTCGCGGTGCCGAACCGGATGGCCTTCCTGGTCGACTGCCTGGGCGACCTGGACGCCGGGCTGCGGGCCCGGGGCGGTCGGCTGGTGGTCCGTTACGGCGACGTCGTGGACGAGGTCTGCAAGGTGGCCGCCGAGGCCGACGCCGACGAGGTGCACATGTCGTCCGACGTCAGCGCCTACGCCCACCGCCGCGAGCAGCGCCTGCGCACCGCGCTGGAGGCCGACGGCAGACGGCTGCACGTGCACGACACGGTCACCACGGCCGTGGCCCCCGGCGCGCTCACCCCGTCCGGCGCGGACCACTTCTCCGTCTTCACGCCCTACTTCCGCCGGTGGTCGCAGGAGAAACTGCGCCGGCCCCTCGACGCACCGCGCTCGGTGGGCGTCCCCGACACCGTCGGATCCGAGCCGCTGCCCTCCCGCCGCGCCCTCACGGACGTCTCCCCCGGACTGGCGCGCGGCGGCGAGACGGACGGCCGCACGCAGCTGACGGCGTGGCTGAACCGGCGCGTGGGCGCCTACGAGGACCGCCAGGACGACCTGGCCGGCGACACCACCTCCCGGCTCTCGCCGCACCTGCACTTCGGCACCCTCTCCCCCGTCGAGATCGTCCACCGGGCCCGCCGGGTCGGCGGCCCGGGGGCCGACGCCTTCGTGCGGCAGCTCGCCTGGCGGGACTTCCACCGCCAGGTCCTGGCCGCCCGGCCCGACGCCGCCACCGCCGACTACCGCGGCCGCGACGACCGCTGGCGCCGCGAACCGGAGGCCCGCCGCGACATCGAGGCGTGGCGCGAGGGCCGTACCGGCTACCCCGTCGTCGACGCCGCGATGCGCCAGCTGCGACACGAGGGCTGGATGCACAACCGCGGCCGGCTGCTGACGGCGTCCTTCCTGGCGAAGACGCTGTACGTCGACTGGCGCGTCGGCGCCGACCACTTCCTGTCCCTGCTCGTCGACGGGGACCTCGCCAACAACCAGCTCAACTGGCAGTGGGTGGCCGGGACCGGCACCGACACCCGGCCCCACCGCGTCCTCAACCCGGTCCTCCAGGCCAGGCGGTACGACCCCGACGGGGCGTACGTGCGGCGCTGGGTGCCCGAGCTGGCGGGGGTCGAGGGTCCCGCCGTGCACGAGCCGTGGAAGCTGCGCGGGCCCGAGCGTGCCGCGCTCGACTACCCGGAACCCCTGATCGACCTCCGCGAGGGCCTCGACCGGTTCAAGAGGGCCCGCGACCGCGGCTGA
- a CDS encoding cryptochrome/photolyase family protein, giving the protein MATAHWLFGDQLGPRFLTPGDGGPDRSAPVVMIEARSVFRRRRFHRAKAHLVLSAMRHRAAELGDRVRYVRAETYREGLREAVGDGEVTVFHPTSRAALRLVSSLDRVSVLPARGFLVPHEDFRAWAGGRGRGRLLQEDFYHWVRRAHGLLLDGDRPAGGRWNHDHDNRLPPPRGARTLDSPAPYRPREDGIDDEVRRDLDRWEREEGIRFVGRDGPRLFPASRREALAALHRFVDHRLGGFGPYEDAMLAGDPVLNHSLLSSSLNLGLLDPAECVDLAEAAWRAGRAPVNSVEGFVRQIAGWREYVWHLYWYFGEDYRHHNALGHHAPLPEWFLDLDADAVTARCLSTALAQVRDTGWTHHIQRLMVLGSHALQRGWDPRAVTDWFHRCFVDGYDWVMLPNVVGMSQYADGGRMTTKPYTSGGAYVHRMSDLCGGCAYRPTERVGERACPYTAGYWAFLHRHRARLVDNPRMRQAVRGLDRLPDVDAVVRQERQRGDAPP; this is encoded by the coding sequence GTGGCGACCGCGCACTGGCTGTTCGGGGACCAGCTCGGCCCCCGCTTCCTCACGCCCGGGGACGGCGGGCCGGACCGCTCGGCGCCGGTCGTGATGATCGAGGCGCGTTCCGTCTTCCGGCGCCGCCGCTTCCACCGGGCCAAGGCGCACCTGGTGCTGTCCGCGATGCGGCACCGGGCCGCCGAACTCGGCGACCGGGTCCGCTACGTGCGCGCCGAGACCTATCGCGAGGGTCTGCGCGAGGCCGTCGGCGACGGCGAGGTGACCGTCTTCCACCCCACCTCGCGGGCCGCCCTGCGCCTGGTCTCGTCCCTCGACCGGGTCTCGGTCCTGCCGGCCCGCGGCTTCCTGGTGCCGCACGAGGACTTCCGCGCCTGGGCGGGGGGCCGAGGGCGGGGACGGCTGTTGCAGGAGGACTTCTACCACTGGGTGCGGCGCGCGCACGGCCTGCTGCTCGACGGCGACCGGCCGGCGGGCGGCCGGTGGAACCACGACCACGACAACCGGCTGCCGCCGCCGCGCGGGGCCCGCACTCTGGACTCGCCCGCCCCCTACCGGCCCCGCGAGGACGGGATCGACGACGAGGTACGGCGTGACCTGGACCGCTGGGAGCGCGAGGAGGGCATCCGCTTCGTCGGCCGCGACGGCCCGCGGCTGTTCCCCGCCTCCCGCCGCGAGGCGCTCGCGGCGCTCCACCGGTTCGTCGACCACCGCCTGGGCGGTTTCGGGCCGTACGAGGACGCGATGCTCGCCGGGGACCCGGTGCTGAACCACAGCCTGCTGTCCTCGTCGCTGAACCTCGGCCTGCTCGACCCCGCCGAGTGCGTCGACCTGGCCGAGGCGGCCTGGCGGGCGGGGCGGGCGCCGGTCAACAGCGTGGAGGGGTTCGTCCGGCAGATCGCGGGCTGGCGGGAGTACGTGTGGCACCTGTACTGGTACTTCGGTGAGGACTACCGCCACCACAACGCGCTCGGGCACCACGCGCCGCTGCCCGAGTGGTTCCTCGACCTCGACGCCGACGCCGTCACCGCCCGCTGCCTGTCCACCGCCCTCGCGCAGGTCCGCGACACCGGCTGGACCCACCACATCCAGCGGCTGATGGTGCTCGGCAGCCACGCGCTGCAACGCGGCTGGGACCCCCGCGCGGTGACCGACTGGTTCCACCGCTGCTTCGTCGACGGCTACGACTGGGTGATGCTGCCCAACGTCGTGGGCATGTCACAGTACGCCGACGGCGGGCGGATGACGACCAAGCCCTACACCTCCGGCGGGGCGTACGTGCACCGGATGAGCGATCTGTGCGGCGGCTGCGCCTACCGGCCCACCGAACGCGTCGGCGAACGCGCCTGCCCGTACACCGCCGGCTACTGGGCCTTCCTGCACCGGCACCGCGCCCGACTGGTGGACAACCCCCGGATGCGGCAGGCCGTACGGGGCCTGGACCGGCTCCCCGACGTGGACGCCGTGGTCCGCCAGGAGCGACAGCGAGGCGACGCCCCTCCGTGA
- a CDS encoding polyprenyl synthetase family protein, with product MRASHPTDRRAETADPAPHRSPGAPDLPHLQAPPDPAGAESLAVDGLRVDAVDRDVRAAVDRVLGHALADNLTRAATADPLFARDVARRVAHFTLDGGRRFRSRIVWWTMRACGGRDDAAARAALRVGAALELIQTCALAHDDVMDGARVRRGRPALHVSVAAQYRGAAPDGRAERLGEATAILAGDLALAWADDLIADTEVPERSARRVRELWRDMRTEMVAGQYLDVQGQATRSHDVPRALRAATLKSALYSVERPMALGAALAGADAATTTALSSAGRCVGLAFQLRDDLEDVFADPGRTGKPAGGDLRNGKPTYVFTVARAWAEAAGDVEALAVLDGTHGRADLPESGLASLRRVLVSTGARDAVEEKIDRLVGCGVRHLRDARLDGAGAAELERLLLAVAGVHPARPAGATRPPDDAGPPALAHAAEAEGAGR from the coding sequence ATGCGTGCCAGCCACCCCACGGACCGCCGCGCCGAAACGGCGGACCCAGCCCCGCACCGGTCACCGGGGGCGCCCGACCTGCCCCACCTGCAGGCGCCCCCGGACCCGGCGGGGGCCGAGAGCCTCGCCGTGGACGGGCTCCGGGTGGACGCCGTCGACCGGGACGTCAGGGCCGCCGTCGACCGGGTGCTCGGGCACGCCCTGGCCGACAACCTCACCCGGGCCGCCACCGCGGACCCCCTGTTCGCCCGCGACGTGGCCCGGCGCGTCGCCCACTTCACCCTGGACGGCGGCAGGCGGTTCCGCTCCCGGATCGTGTGGTGGACGATGCGCGCCTGCGGCGGCCGGGACGACGCCGCCGCGAGGGCGGCGCTGCGGGTCGGGGCGGCCCTGGAGCTCATCCAGACCTGCGCGCTGGCCCACGACGACGTCATGGACGGCGCGCGCGTGCGCCGCGGCCGGCCCGCCCTGCACGTCTCCGTCGCCGCCCAGTACCGGGGTGCCGCGCCGGACGGACGGGCCGAACGGCTCGGGGAGGCCACCGCGATACTCGCCGGGGACCTGGCGCTGGCCTGGGCGGACGACCTGATCGCCGACACCGAGGTGCCGGAGCGCAGCGCACGGCGGGTGCGGGAGCTGTGGCGGGACATGCGCACCGAGATGGTGGCCGGACAGTACCTGGACGTCCAGGGGCAGGCCACCCGCTCGCACGACGTGCCCCGGGCGCTGCGGGCCGCCACCCTCAAAAGCGCCCTGTACTCGGTCGAGCGGCCGATGGCGCTGGGCGCCGCGCTGGCCGGAGCGGACGCGGCCACCACGACGGCGCTGTCGTCCGCCGGGCGGTGCGTCGGGCTGGCGTTCCAGCTGCGCGACGACCTCGAGGACGTGTTCGCCGATCCCGGCCGCACCGGCAAGCCGGCGGGCGGCGACCTGCGCAACGGCAAACCGACCTACGTCTTCACCGTGGCCCGGGCGTGGGCGGAAGCGGCCGGCGACGTGGAGGCGCTCGCCGTGCTGGACGGCACGCACGGCCGGGCCGATCTGCCGGAGTCCGGCCTCGCCTCGCTACGGCGGGTCCTCGTCTCCACCGGCGCGCGCGACGCCGTGGAGGAGAAGATCGACCGGCTGGTGGGGTGCGGCGTCCGTCATCTGCGCGACGCCCGCCTGGACGGCGCGGGCGCCGCCGAGCTGGAACGGCTGCTGCTCGCCGTGGCGGGCGTGCACCCGGCGCGTCCGGCCGGCGCGACACGACCACCGGACGACGCCGGACCGCCCGCTCTCGCGCACGCCGCCGAGGCCGAGGGGGCGGGCCGATGA